A single window of Terriglobales bacterium DNA harbors:
- the rplP gene encoding 50S ribosomal protein L16, whose translation MLMPKKVKYRKQQRGRMRGKAQRGCELSFGDYGLKVLEPGWITDRQIEASRVAIARFVQRGGKVWVRLFPDKPVTKKPAETRMGKGKGAPDHWIAVVRPGKVLFEMEGVTRQDAQEAMRLASHKLGLRTRFVARVGAH comes from the coding sequence ATGTTGATGCCGAAAAAAGTGAAGTATCGCAAGCAGCAGCGGGGACGCATGCGCGGCAAGGCGCAGCGCGGCTGCGAGCTTTCCTTCGGCGACTATGGCCTGAAGGTGCTGGAGCCGGGGTGGATCACGGACCGGCAGATCGAGGCCAGCCGCGTGGCCATCGCCCGCTTCGTGCAGCGCGGCGGCAAGGTGTGGGTGCGATTGTTCCCGGACAAGCCGGTCACCAAGAAGCCGGCCGAGACCCGCATGGGTAAAGGCAAGGGCGCGCCCGACCACTGGATCGCGGTGGTGCGGCCGGGGAAGGTCCTGTTCGAGATGGAAGGGGTGACGAGGCAGGACGCCCAGGAAGCGATGCGCCTGGCCTCGCACAAGCTCGGGCTGCGCACCCGCTTCGTGGCCCGCGTGGGAGCGCACTAA
- the rpmC gene encoding 50S ribosomal protein L29 has protein sequence MRKRTMAKKGSKPAKAASKPQVPRSHAFSVRENKSAEKLRNLSSPELENKWRELQDQLFRLKFQLRMGQTESLKKIRGLRRDLARVKTIARGRVLGTEPMETEKK, from the coding sequence ATGAGAAAGCGAACCATGGCCAAGAAGGGTTCCAAACCGGCGAAAGCGGCTTCCAAACCGCAAGTGCCGCGGTCGCACGCCTTCTCGGTGCGCGAAAACAAGTCGGCGGAGAAGCTGCGCAACCTGTCATCGCCGGAGCTGGAGAACAAGTGGCGCGAGTTGCAGGACCAGCTGTTCCGGCTGAAGTTCCAGTTGCGGATGGGGCAGACCGAGAGCCTGAAGAAGATCCGCGGCTTGCGCCGCGACCTGGCCCGGGTGAAGACCATCGCCCGGGGGCGTGTGCTGGGCACCGAGCCTATGGAGACGGAGAAGAAATGA
- the rpsQ gene encoding 30S ribosomal protein S17 has product MAEKSGARHEGQRNTKVGEVVSTMMSKTIVIKVTRQKQHPLYVRVVKKSKKFYAHDEQETARVGDVVRIEETRPLSKLKRWRLKEVVRRAAVVPQLADDVEAKA; this is encoded by the coding sequence ATGGCGGAGAAGAGCGGGGCAAGGCACGAAGGACAGCGAAACACGAAGGTGGGAGAAGTGGTTTCCACCATGATGTCCAAGACCATCGTGATCAAGGTGACCCGGCAGAAGCAGCACCCACTCTACGTTCGCGTGGTCAAGAAGTCGAAGAAGTTCTACGCCCACGACGAGCAGGAGACGGCGCGGGTGGGAGACGTGGTGCGCATCGAAGAGACGCGGCCGCTCTCCAAGCTCAAGCGCTGGCGGCTGAAGGAAGTGGTGCGCCGGGCGGCGGTGGTGCCGCAGCTGGCGGACGACGTGGAAGCCAAGGCCTAG
- the rplN gene encoding 50S ribosomal protein L14, whose product MSVRMRSMLEVADNSGARRLRMILPLGGSTGASAGLGDIITASVKEAAPDSPIKKGTVVKAVVVRTRKEHRRRDGTYIRFDQNAVVLISEGGEPVGTRVFGPVARELRERKFLKIVSLAPEVL is encoded by the coding sequence ATGTCAGTGCGAATGCGATCGATGCTCGAGGTGGCCGATAACTCCGGCGCCCGCCGGCTGCGGATGATTCTGCCGCTGGGCGGATCGACCGGGGCCTCTGCCGGCCTGGGCGACATCATCACCGCCTCGGTCAAGGAAGCCGCGCCCGACAGCCCCATCAAGAAAGGCACGGTGGTGAAGGCGGTGGTGGTGCGGACGCGCAAGGAACATCGGCGGCGCGACGGCACCTACATCCGCTTCGACCAGAACGCCGTAGTGCTGATCAGCGAGGGGGGCGAGCCGGTGGGCACACGCGTCTTCGGGCCGGTGGCCCGCGAACTGCGCGAAAGAAAGTTTCTGAAGATCGTTTCCCTGGCCCCGGAGGTGCTGTAA
- the rplX gene encoding 50S ribosomal protein L24, with protein sequence MHARVDIRRNDRVKVITGRDKGKEGRVLRVFPNDAKVLVEHVMIVKKNVRPNPGRNIKGGVAEQESRIAISNVQLVCLTCGPVRVGHAERGNRKVRVCKKCGTTLDKDK encoded by the coding sequence ATGCATGCGCGAGTGGACATCCGGCGGAACGACAGGGTGAAGGTGATCACCGGGCGCGACAAGGGCAAGGAAGGACGCGTGCTGCGCGTCTTCCCCAACGACGCCAAGGTGCTGGTGGAGCACGTGATGATCGTGAAGAAGAACGTGCGGCCCAACCCGGGGCGGAACATCAAGGGAGGCGTGGCGGAGCAGGAGAGCCGCATCGCCATCTCCAACGTGCAGCTGGTGTGCCTCACCTGCGGCCCGGTGCGGGTTGGACACGCGGAGCGCGGGAACCGCAAGGTGCGCGTCTGCAAGAAGTGCGGCACCACGCTGGACAAGGACAAATAA
- a CDS encoding type Z 30S ribosomal protein S14, with the protein MARTSHIAKANKKPKFPVRQHNRCKLCGRPRGYMRKFSLCRLCFRGLALRGEIPGVMKSSW; encoded by the coding sequence ATGGCCAGAACCTCACATATCGCCAAGGCAAACAAGAAGCCCAAGTTCCCGGTCCGGCAGCACAACCGCTGCAAACTGTGCGGACGGCCGCGCGGATACATGCGCAAGTTCAGCCTCTGCCGGCTGTGCTTCCGCGGACTGGCGCTCCGGGGCGAGATCCCCGGGGTGATGAAGTCGTCCTGGTAG
- the rpsH gene encoding 30S ribosomal protein S8 gives MGVTDPVADLLTRIRNALQARHQKMDVPSSKLKLEIARILKEEGFIANFKGLEEEGFKVLRVYLKYGPDNDPVISNLARVSRPGCRVYVGRNEIPRVLGGMGINILTTPRGVMTGRQARKEGVGGEILCEVW, from the coding sequence ATGGGAGTAACCGATCCGGTAGCAGATTTGCTGACGCGCATCCGCAATGCGCTCCAGGCCCGGCACCAGAAGATGGACGTGCCTTCCTCCAAGCTGAAGCTGGAGATCGCCCGCATCCTCAAGGAGGAGGGCTTCATCGCCAACTTCAAGGGGCTGGAGGAAGAAGGGTTCAAGGTGCTGCGGGTGTACCTGAAGTACGGGCCCGACAACGACCCCGTGATCTCGAATCTGGCGCGAGTGTCGCGCCCGGGATGCCGGGTGTATGTGGGGCGCAATGAGATCCCCCGGGTGCTGGGCGGGATGGGCATCAACATCCTGACCACGCCCCGCGGGGTGATGACCGGCCGCCAGGCCCGCAAGGAAGGCGTGGGCGGCGAGATCCTGTGCGAGGTTTGGTAG
- the rplF gene encoding 50S ribosomal protein L6, with product MSRIGKKPIPLPAGVKVQVEGNVVAVQGPKGKVETHLPAGVKLEQKDGQVVAVREDDSKAAVHGLVRALVYNAVQGVSQGWSRDLEIVGIGYRAELKGSKRTVVFSLGYSHPIEFPLPSGIEVVVDAKQVKLTLSGVDRQKVGQVAADMRSLRPPDPYKNKGIRYAGERLKKKVGKTGAK from the coding sequence ATGTCGAGAATAGGGAAAAAGCCGATCCCCCTGCCTGCGGGCGTGAAAGTCCAGGTGGAAGGGAACGTTGTGGCCGTGCAGGGGCCCAAGGGCAAGGTGGAGACGCATCTGCCGGCCGGGGTGAAGCTCGAGCAGAAGGACGGACAGGTGGTGGCGGTGCGTGAGGACGACTCCAAAGCCGCGGTGCACGGGCTGGTGCGTGCCCTGGTCTACAACGCGGTGCAGGGCGTGAGCCAGGGCTGGTCGCGCGATCTGGAGATCGTGGGCATCGGCTATCGCGCCGAGCTCAAGGGCAGCAAGAGGACGGTGGTGTTCTCGCTCGGCTACTCGCATCCCATCGAGTTCCCGCTGCCCTCGGGCATCGAGGTGGTGGTGGACGCCAAGCAGGTGAAGCTTACGTTGAGCGGCGTGGATCGCCAGAAGGTGGGCCAGGTGGCCGCCGACATGCGCAGCCTGCGGCCTCCGGATCCCTACAAGAATAAGGGGATCCGCTACGCGGGCGAGCGGTTGAAGAAGAAGGTCGGAAAAACCGGGGCGAAGTAA
- the rplR gene encoding 50S ribosomal protein L18, whose product MIPQVSKNQTRQRVHKRIREKLRGTAERPRLNVYRSLNQIYAQLIDDAEGKTLVSASSREKGATSKTGGNVASAKAVGKALAERARQKSITKVVFDRGGYIYHGRVKALADAAREAGLQF is encoded by the coding sequence ATGATTCCTCAAGTATCGAAGAACCAGACGCGGCAGCGGGTGCACAAGCGCATCCGGGAAAAGCTGCGGGGCACGGCGGAGCGGCCGCGGCTGAACGTATATCGCTCGCTCAACCAGATCTACGCGCAGCTGATCGACGACGCCGAGGGCAAGACCCTGGTCTCGGCCAGCTCGCGGGAGAAGGGTGCGACCTCCAAGACCGGAGGCAACGTGGCCTCCGCCAAGGCAGTGGGCAAGGCGCTAGCCGAGCGTGCCCGCCAGAAGAGCATCACCAAGGTGGTGTTCGACCGCGGCGGCTACATCTACCACGGGCGCGTCAAAGCGCTGGCCGACGCCGCCCGCGAAGCAGGTTTGCAGTTCTAG